From Mycobacterium colombiense CECT 3035:
CAGCGGCGATTTCGACGTCGTCGTGTATGCCCGCGAAGATCCGGACGAGGCGCGGCCGCTGCTGCATCTCAGCGACCAGGAGGCTGAGGCCGTGGCCCAGATCCTGGGGGCGCCGCGGATCGCCGAGCGGTTCACCGAGTTGGCCCGCGAGATACCCGGGCTGGAGACGGGCCAGGTGCACATCCTGGCCGGCAGCCCCTTCGTGGATCACCCGCTGGGCGACACCCGGGCGCGCACCCGCACCGGCGCGTCCATCGTGGCGATCGTGCGCAACGAGCAAGTGCTCGCCTCGCCCGGGCCCGCCGAGATGCTGCACGTCGAAGACGTTCTGATCGTGATCGGCACCGAAGACGGCATCGCGGGCGTCGAGAAGATTATCGACAAAGGCTGAACCGGTGCAGATTTCGGGGACGCTGCTTTTGCAACTCGGCGCCCTCCTGGCCACTCTTGCCGTATTGGGCGCCGCCGCAAGGCGATTCGCGTTGTCGCCCATCCCCGTGTACCTGTTGGCGGGCCTGGCCCTGGGCAACGGCGGCATCCTGCCGGTGGCCGCCGGCGGCCAGTTCATCACCACCAGCGCACCCATCGGCGTCGTGCTGCTGTTGCTGACCCTGGGCTGCGAGTTCTCGGTGGCCGAATTCTCTTCCAGCATGCGCCACCACCTGCCGTCGGCGGCCGTCGACATCGTCCTCAACGCGGCGCCCGGGGCGATCGCCGGCCTGCTACTGGGACTGGACGGCGTGGCCGTCCTGTGCCTGGCCGGCGTCACCTACATCTCCTCCTCGGGCGTCATCGCGCGGCTGCTGGAGGACCTGCAGCGGCTCGGTAACCGGGAGACGCCGGCGGTGCTGTCGGTGCTGGTGCTCGAAGATTTTGCGATGGCGGCCTACCTGCCGCTGTTCGCGGTCCTGGCATCGGGCGGCGGCTGGCTGCACGCCATCGGGGGCATGGCCGTGGCGGTCGGCGCTCTGGTCGCGGCGTTCGCCGCGTCCTACCGGTGGGGTCACCACGTCGAGCGGCTGGTGCAACACCCCGACTCCGAACAGCTGATGCTGCGGGTAATGGGCATCACCCTGATCGTGGCGGCGATGGCCGAGTCCCTGCACGCATCGGCCGCGGTCGGCGCCTTCCTGGTGGGCCTGACCCTGACCGGCGAGACGGCCGAGCGGGCCCGTCAGGTGCTGAGCCCGTTGCGAGACCTGTTCGCCGCCATCTTCTTCCTGGCGATCGGCTATTCGGTGGACCCGCACGAGCTGGTGCCGATGCTTCCGGCGGCGCTGATCCTGGCCGCGGTCACCGCGGCCACCAAGGTGGCCACCGGGATCTTCGCCGCGCGCCATGACGGGGTGGCGCGGCGCGGGCAGCTGCGCGCGGGCACCGCGCTGATCGCCCGCGGCGAGTTCTCGTTGATCATCATCGGGCTCGCCGGCAAGTCGCTGCCCGCGGTCGCGGCGCTGGCGACGTCCTACGTGTTCATCATGGCGATCGCGGGGCCCATCCTCACCCGCTACACCGGAGGCCCGCGACCGGCCGGCGCCGCGCCGGCGGCCTGACCGGCCGCGGTCACCCGATGTGCAGGGCCACCACCATCCAGCGGGTTGCGCCCGCGGCGTCGACCTGCTCGACCCGGCAGGCGATGGCGTGGATCCGGTTCCCGCGGCTGTAGGAACCGAACACCTCGGCCGCCGAGTCCGGGTCGCGGTGACCGGCCGCCTGTAGCCGCATGCGGCGCAACACGGCGGCGCCGCGGTGGCCGCCCGCGGCCGAACGGCCAACCGCGGCCACCGAATCCACCAGGCTGGGCGCCAGCAGCGGAGTCAACTGGGCGGCGGGCCGGCGGCGGTCGATGACCTCCAGCACCCGGCGCAGCGCGGCGTCGGCGAAGACGGCGGCCTGACGCAGCCGCGGGGACATGACCGCGCCGGGACCCGGTTCCGGAGTCCTGCTGGGCTGCCCGGTGTAGGACCGCGGCGGCGCGTGGCCGCCGCGGCGGCGCAACGTCGGTCGCGCGGATTGCCGGCACTGCGCGGCGGGGTGCGGCACGTCGTGCGTTGGCGGCTCGTAGTCGACGACCGGTACGACGGTGAAAGCGTCAGGTGGATTCGCAACAGGGCTAGGGTTCAACGCGCACTCTCCAACTCTCGGCCGGACCTTCAAGCCTGCTGGAGAGGGGCAGACGGTGGTTAGTCAGTGGTCATCATGGCACAACTCGGCCGCGCGCGTACCCACGCTGACTGGTGCACGGCGGCACGGTTACCGTGGGCGGGACATGGGTCCCCGGGGGCCCGAGGGCACGGGCAGGAACTGACCAGGAGGACTGCGCCGCATGGTGAGTCGCTTGTCCCCGCCGGACGCCTCGTTCTACCGGATGGAGAACACCGCGACCCCCATGTACGTCGGATCGCTGTCGATCCTGCGTCGCCCCCGGGCCGGCCTGAGCTACGAGACCCTGCTGGCCACCGTCGAGCAGCGGCTGCCGCAGATACCGCGCTACCGGCAGAAGGTGCGGGAGGTGCGGGTCGGCACGGCCCGGCCGGTGTGGCTCGACGACAACGACTTCGACATCACCTATCACGTGCGGCGCTCGGCGTTGCCGTCGCCGGGCAGCGACGAGCAGCTGCACGAGCTGATCGCGCGGCTGGCCGCGCGGCCGCTGGACAAGTCCCGCCCGCTGTGGGAGATGTATCTGGTCGAAGGCCTGTCCAAGAACCGGGTGGCGCTCTACACCAAGTCGCATCAGGCGTTGATCAACGGCATGTCGGCGCTGGAGATCAACCACGTCATCGCCGACCGGACGAAACGGCCGCCACCGTTCCCCGAGGACATCTGGATCCCGGAGCGCGACCCCGGCAACACCCGGCTGATGTTGGGCGCCGTCAGCGAATGGGTGACCGGGCCGGGCGCGCAGCTGCGGGCCGTCGGTTCGATGGTGGGTGGCCTGTTGACCAACCACGGCGACTGGCTCGACGCCGGCCGCCGGGCGGTCGACCTGGTGCGCACCGTGACCCGGGGCACCGCCCCCAGCAGCCCGCTCAATGCCACCGTGTCGCGGCACCGGCGCTTCACGGTCGCGCGCGGCAGCCTCGACGATTACCGCGCCGTGCGCGCGCGCTATGACTGCGACGTCAACGACGTGGTGCTGGCGGTCATCGCCGGCGCGCTGGGGAACTGGCTGATGTCACGCGGGGTGGCGGTCTCGGCCACCGCGACGGTACGGGCGATGGCGCCGCTGTCGGTGTACGACGACGGCGACCTCGACACGAGCGGGCCGGGCCAGGCGATCAGCCAGGTGATGCCGTTCCTCGTCGACCTGCCGGTGGGGGAGCCGAACGCGGTGGTGCGGCTGTCGCAGATCGCCCACGCCACCGAATCGAATCCGACGGCCGCCCAGCTGGTGGACGCCAGAACCATCGTCACACTGTCGGGTTTCGCCCCGCCGACGCTGCACGCGATGGGCATCCGGGTGGCGACCAGCTTCCCGAGCTTCTCCAAGCGCACCTTCAACCTGCTCATCACCAACGCCCCGGGTGCCCAGTCGCAGATGTACATCGCCGGCACCAAATTGCTGGAGACCTACGCGGTGCCGCCGCTGCTGCACAATCAGGCGCTGGCCATCGGCGTGACGTCGTACAACGGCGAGCTGTACTACGGAATCAACGCCGACCGCGAAGCCATGAGCGATGTCGAGCTGCTGCCCGGACTGCTGAACCAGGCGCTCGAAGAACTGCTGGAGGCGTCCCGGTCCTAGTCGGCGGTGAAAAGGCCTGCGTGGGGCTATTATTCGTTGCTGTGAGCACCGCGAAAACCGACCGCGCACCGGCGAAGGCGACCAAGAAGAAGTCGGCGGGCTCGGCCGGGCCCAGGATCTCCGACGAGGTCTACGAAGCCGAATTGTTCCGGCTGCAAACGGAATTGGTGAAGCTGCAGGAGTGGGTGCGGCAGTCCGGGACGCGGCTGGTGGTGCTGTTCGAGGGCCGCGACGCCGCCGGCAAGGGCGGTGCCATCAAACGGATTACCGAGTACCTCAGCCCGCGGATCGCCCACATCGCCGCGCTGCCGGTGCCCTCGGATCGGGAACGCGGCCAGTGGTATTACCAGCGCTACATCGCCCACCTGCCCACCAAGGGCGAGATCGTGCTCTTCGACCGGTCCTGGTACAACCGGGCGGGCATCGAGAAGGTGATGGGATTCTGCACGCCGCAGGAGTATGCGCGGTTCATGCGGCAGACGCCGATCTTCGAGCAGATGCTGATCGACGACGGGATCCTGCTGCGCAAGTACTGGTTCTCGGTCTCCGAGGCCGAACAGCTGCGCCGGTTCAAGGCGCGGCGCAACGATCCGGTCCGGCGCTGGAAGCTGTCCCCGATCGACCTGGAGTCGGTATACCGGTGGGAGGATTATTCACGCGCCAAGGACGAGATGATGGTGCATACCGACACCCCGGAAAGTCCGTGGTATGTCGTGGAATCCGATATCAAGAAGCACGCACGACTGAACATGATGGCCCATTTGTTGTCCTCCGTCCCGTACCACGACGTCGAGACGCCCAAGGTCAAGCTGCCGGCGCATCCCGTCGTCAGTGGCAACTACCGGCGCCCGCCGCGGGAGCTGTCGACGTACGTCGACGACTACGCGGCCACGCTGATCTAGCCCCCATGACGGTCGTCTATATCCCCGCCACGCTGCCCATGTTGGCGCAGCTCGTCGCCGACGGATCGTTGTGGCCGGTCAGCGGCACCGCGTTCGCGCTGACGCCGAGGCTGCGCGAGGCCTACGCCGAGGGCGACGACGACGAGCTCGCCGACGTGGCGCTGCGTGAGGCGGCGCTGGCGTCGCTGCGGCTGCTGGCGGCCCACGACGCCGAAGCGGCGGAGGGCGAGCCCCCGCCGCCCCGCCGTGCGGTGCTGGCCGCCGAGGTCGAGGACGTCACGTACCGTCCCGACCTCGACGACGCCGTGGTCAGGCTTTCGGGGCCGGTGCCGATCGCCGATGTGATCGCCGCCTACGTCGACAACGCCGGGGCCGAGCCGGCGGTGGCGAGGGCGATCGAGGCGATCGACGCCGCCGACCTGGGCGATGAGGACGCCGACCTGATCGTCGGCGATGCGCAGGACCACGATCTGGCCTGGTACGCCAACCAGGAGCTGCCGTTCCTGCTGGAGCTGATGTGACGCAGGATGTGAGGCAAATCGGGCCACAACGCTAG
This genomic window contains:
- the ppk2 gene encoding polyphosphate kinase 2; translation: MSTAKTDRAPAKATKKKSAGSAGPRISDEVYEAELFRLQTELVKLQEWVRQSGTRLVVLFEGRDAAGKGGAIKRITEYLSPRIAHIAALPVPSDRERGQWYYQRYIAHLPTKGEIVLFDRSWYNRAGIEKVMGFCTPQEYARFMRQTPIFEQMLIDDGILLRKYWFSVSEAEQLRRFKARRNDPVRRWKLSPIDLESVYRWEDYSRAKDEMMVHTDTPESPWYVVESDIKKHARLNMMAHLLSSVPYHDVETPKVKLPAHPVVSGNYRRPPRELSTYVDDYAATLI
- a CDS encoding DUF6912 family protein, which produces MTVVYIPATLPMLAQLVADGSLWPVSGTAFALTPRLREAYAEGDDDELADVALREAALASLRLLAAHDAEAAEGEPPPPRRAVLAAEVEDVTYRPDLDDAVVRLSGPVPIADVIAAYVDNAGAEPAVARAIEAIDAADLGDEDADLIVGDAQDHDLAWYANQELPFLLELM
- a CDS encoding cation:proton antiporter regulatory subunit, which gives rise to MDVKEVLLPGVGLRYEFTDHKGDRIGIIARRSGDFDVVVYAREDPDEARPLLHLSDQEAEAVAQILGAPRIAERFTELAREIPGLETGQVHILAGSPFVDHPLGDTRARTRTGASIVAIVRNEQVLASPGPAEMLHVEDVLIVIGTEDGIAGVEKIIDKG
- a CDS encoding Rv3235 family protein, which codes for MNPSPVANPPDAFTVVPVVDYEPPTHDVPHPAAQCRQSARPTLRRRGGHAPPRSYTGQPSRTPEPGPGAVMSPRLRQAAVFADAALRRVLEVIDRRRPAAQLTPLLAPSLVDSVAAVGRSAAGGHRGAAVLRRMRLQAAGHRDPDSAAEVFGSYSRGNRIHAIACRVEQVDAAGATRWMVVALHIG
- a CDS encoding WS/DGAT/MGAT family O-acyltransferase translates to MVSRLSPPDASFYRMENTATPMYVGSLSILRRPRAGLSYETLLATVEQRLPQIPRYRQKVREVRVGTARPVWLDDNDFDITYHVRRSALPSPGSDEQLHELIARLAARPLDKSRPLWEMYLVEGLSKNRVALYTKSHQALINGMSALEINHVIADRTKRPPPFPEDIWIPERDPGNTRLMLGAVSEWVTGPGAQLRAVGSMVGGLLTNHGDWLDAGRRAVDLVRTVTRGTAPSSPLNATVSRHRRFTVARGSLDDYRAVRARYDCDVNDVVLAVIAGALGNWLMSRGVAVSATATVRAMAPLSVYDDGDLDTSGPGQAISQVMPFLVDLPVGEPNAVVRLSQIAHATESNPTAAQLVDARTIVTLSGFAPPTLHAMGIRVATSFPSFSKRTFNLLITNAPGAQSQMYIAGTKLLETYAVPPLLHNQALAIGVTSYNGELYYGINADREAMSDVELLPGLLNQALEELLEASRS
- a CDS encoding cation:proton antiporter is translated as MQISGTLLLQLGALLATLAVLGAAARRFALSPIPVYLLAGLALGNGGILPVAAGGQFITTSAPIGVVLLLLTLGCEFSVAEFSSSMRHHLPSAAVDIVLNAAPGAIAGLLLGLDGVAVLCLAGVTYISSSGVIARLLEDLQRLGNRETPAVLSVLVLEDFAMAAYLPLFAVLASGGGWLHAIGGMAVAVGALVAAFAASYRWGHHVERLVQHPDSEQLMLRVMGITLIVAAMAESLHASAAVGAFLVGLTLTGETAERARQVLSPLRDLFAAIFFLAIGYSVDPHELVPMLPAALILAAVTAATKVATGIFAARHDGVARRGQLRAGTALIARGEFSLIIIGLAGKSLPAVAALATSYVFIMAIAGPILTRYTGGPRPAGAAPAA